In Archangium violaceum, the following are encoded in one genomic region:
- a CDS encoding YkgJ family cysteine cluster protein translates to MSLSELCRRCGLCCDGNLFSHVPLQGSEVEAARRTGLDVVALADGSPAVRQGCTALKDRRCSVYAERPEGCRRYDCRLFNELAGKRVSFEEALAVVAQAHALLSAVERVLGPDTDPRPSSVLERARFADWGEDGGSSSETRAARESAEAFLDRHFHGGPRRFEG, encoded by the coding sequence ATGTCCCTGTCCGAGCTGTGCCGTCGCTGCGGCCTGTGCTGTGACGGCAACCTCTTCAGCCACGTTCCGCTCCAGGGCTCCGAAGTCGAAGCGGCCCGGCGCACCGGGCTCGACGTGGTGGCGCTCGCGGATGGCTCGCCCGCCGTCCGGCAGGGCTGTACGGCCTTGAAGGACCGGCGGTGTTCGGTCTACGCGGAGCGCCCGGAAGGTTGCCGCCGCTACGACTGCCGGCTGTTCAATGAGCTGGCCGGGAAGCGCGTCTCGTTCGAGGAGGCGCTCGCTGTGGTGGCTCAGGCGCACGCGTTGCTCTCGGCCGTGGAGCGCGTCCTCGGGCCCGACACGGACCCGCGCCCGTCGTCGGTGCTGGAGCGCGCGCGGTTCGCCGACTGGGGCGAGGACGGTGGGTCTTCGTCCGAGACGCGTGCCGCGCGGGAGTCCGCCGAGGCCTTCCTGGACCGCCATTTCCACGGCGGCCCGAGGCGCTTCGAGGGCTGA
- a CDS encoding LETM1 domain-containing protein — MHLGKAGWLSSLLEESVAAHGRAPGLLVPLELPESLSGRARARAYLRRMLRASGLLYGTPADGVGGLPAEGAPEELLFRAVVRTLARMALDIASLAGTPAGPRREQLLLLFAILTGQLDEAQALEEKLRQGHEVPRRLWSRVEDALERRALSLSGDPAYGLVLHNGALYADAHMFGRQALDYFARQGLNREMARRRIDFAARQKALLVEVLTGLACVDRPPTYSARRAILRQVEDLGLPHALEGELRAAVRESFERRHPLKTAVKDVRSVDLRRFILEQTLLASLVDGRRSRGERAFIERLALALRVPESTVHQLELEVAEFYAKNRSVVDVFTVSSAADVMGEDLVSSMQDTMERNFHRLMQEVRETGELYHLLTKAARRQPLTAEERQRMRAQLIDVAKAIPALAIFAAPGGLLLLVALAKVLPFNLLPSAFQDEPAPASPEEDGSEGGDEPPVREVG, encoded by the coding sequence ATGCACTTAGGCAAGGCGGGATGGCTCTCCTCGTTGCTCGAGGAGTCGGTCGCGGCCCATGGGCGCGCGCCGGGGCTCCTCGTGCCTCTGGAGCTCCCCGAGTCCCTCTCTGGGCGTGCCCGGGCCCGCGCGTACCTGCGCCGGATGCTGCGTGCCAGCGGTCTGCTGTACGGCACTCCGGCGGACGGGGTGGGCGGCCTGCCCGCCGAGGGGGCTCCCGAGGAGCTGCTCTTCCGCGCGGTGGTGCGCACCCTGGCGCGCATGGCCCTGGATATCGCCTCCCTGGCCGGTACGCCCGCGGGCCCCCGCCGCGAGCAGCTCCTGCTCCTCTTCGCCATCCTCACCGGACAGCTGGACGAGGCCCAGGCCCTCGAGGAGAAGCTGCGCCAGGGGCACGAGGTGCCCCGGCGGCTGTGGAGCAGGGTGGAGGACGCGCTGGAGCGCCGCGCCCTGTCGCTGTCGGGAGATCCGGCCTACGGGCTCGTCCTCCACAATGGGGCGCTCTACGCGGACGCGCACATGTTCGGTAGGCAGGCGCTCGACTACTTCGCCCGCCAGGGGTTGAACCGGGAGATGGCCCGGCGCCGGATCGACTTCGCCGCCCGGCAGAAGGCGCTGCTCGTGGAGGTGCTCACGGGCCTGGCGTGCGTGGATCGGCCACCCACCTACTCGGCGCGTCGCGCCATCCTCCGCCAGGTGGAGGACCTGGGACTTCCGCACGCGCTGGAGGGCGAGCTGCGTGCCGCCGTGAGGGAGTCCTTCGAGCGCCGCCACCCCCTGAAGACGGCGGTGAAGGACGTGCGCAGCGTGGACCTGCGGCGTTTCATCCTGGAGCAGACGCTGCTGGCCTCGCTGGTGGACGGCCGGCGCTCCCGGGGCGAGCGCGCCTTCATCGAGCGGCTGGCCCTGGCGCTCCGGGTGCCCGAGAGCACCGTGCACCAACTGGAGCTGGAGGTCGCCGAGTTCTACGCGAAGAACCGCTCGGTGGTGGATGTCTTCACCGTGTCCTCCGCGGCCGACGTGATGGGAGAGGACCTCGTGTCGAGCATGCAGGACACGATGGAGCGCAACTTCCACCGGCTCATGCAGGAGGTCCGGGAGACGGGCGAGCTGTACCACCTGCTCACCAAGGCGGCGCGGAGGCAGCCGCTCACCGCCGAGGAGCGCCAGCGCATGCGGGCGCAGTTGATCGACGTGGCCAAGGCGATTCCGGCGCTCGCCATCTTCGCGGCGCCAGGAGGGCTGTTGCTGCTGGTGGCCCTGGCCAAGGTGCTGCCCTTCAACCTGCTGCCCAGCGCGTTCCAGGACGAGCCCGCGCCCGCGAGCCCCGAGGAGGACGGCTCGGAGGGTGGGGACGAGCCCCCGGTGCGCGAGGTGGGCTGA
- a CDS encoding HSP90 family protein has translation MDHRFQVNLRGVIDLLSHHLYSTPGVFVRELLQNATDAIRARQHLEPAHRGSVRVELIEKQDGGPPTLLFSDDGVGLTEEELHRFLATIGESSKRETLEARRNDFIGQFGIGLLSCFMVCDELLVVTRSARGDGGTMEWRGRHDGTYSVRPSEHPLERPGTQVFLVARADAAEYFTPERVRQLAVHYGGLLPFPIHLGVDGRVEHLNPDLPPWRRQYASAAERRAALLAYGREVFGVEFVDCIPLRAEAGQVEGVAFVLPFSPHFNARQKHRVYLKDMLLSESAENLLPEWAFFVRCVVNAQGLRPTASRESFYEDATLARARESLGQSLRQYLVDLATHEPRTLQRLIALHGLSVKALALDDDDFYRLIIHWLPFETTLGMMTLEHYRQSFPTVRYVTHLDAFRQVARVAAAQGLCIINGAYTHDTALLEKLPRVLPDTQVELFSAAQLPQRFEELTPEERDAVARLRQVAEEALEPFRCEVTLKKFLPPEVPTLYGDVDDGAFRRDAERAREETDELYAAMLEGALAESREEERPQLCFNFLNPVVRRLARVKDDAQLKLSVEMLYVQALLLGHRPLNAREMALLNRGLLGLIAARLDEDEGSGGVH, from the coding sequence GTGGACCATCGCTTCCAGGTCAACCTCAGGGGGGTCATCGACCTCCTGTCCCACCACCTCTACAGCACGCCTGGCGTGTTCGTGCGCGAGCTGTTGCAGAACGCCACCGACGCCATCCGCGCCCGGCAGCACCTGGAGCCCGCCCACCGGGGCTCGGTGCGGGTGGAGCTCATCGAGAAGCAGGATGGTGGGCCGCCCACCCTGCTCTTCAGCGACGACGGCGTGGGGCTGACGGAGGAGGAGCTGCACCGCTTCCTGGCCACCATCGGCGAGAGCTCCAAGCGCGAGACGCTGGAGGCCCGCCGCAACGACTTCATCGGCCAGTTCGGCATCGGCCTGCTCTCCTGCTTCATGGTGTGCGATGAGCTGCTGGTGGTGACTCGCTCGGCCCGGGGGGATGGCGGCACCATGGAGTGGCGGGGCCGGCATGACGGCACCTACTCCGTGCGGCCGTCCGAGCACCCGCTGGAGCGGCCGGGCACCCAGGTCTTCCTCGTCGCCCGGGCGGATGCCGCCGAGTACTTCACCCCGGAGCGGGTGCGCCAGCTCGCGGTCCATTATGGGGGGCTGCTGCCCTTCCCCATCCACCTCGGCGTGGACGGCCGCGTCGAGCACCTCAACCCGGACCTCCCGCCCTGGCGCCGCCAGTACGCGAGCGCGGCGGAGCGTCGCGCGGCGCTGCTGGCCTACGGGCGCGAGGTGTTCGGCGTGGAGTTCGTGGACTGCATCCCCCTGCGCGCGGAGGCGGGCCAGGTGGAGGGCGTGGCCTTCGTCCTGCCCTTCTCGCCGCACTTCAACGCCCGGCAGAAGCACCGCGTGTACCTCAAGGACATGCTGCTGTCCGAGAGCGCGGAGAACCTGCTCCCCGAGTGGGCCTTCTTCGTGCGCTGCGTGGTGAATGCCCAGGGCCTGCGCCCCACCGCCAGCCGCGAGTCCTTCTACGAGGACGCCACGCTGGCGCGTGCCCGCGAGTCGCTCGGTCAGTCGCTGCGTCAGTACCTGGTGGACCTGGCCACGCACGAGCCCCGCACCCTGCAGCGCCTCATCGCCCTGCACGGCCTGTCGGTGAAGGCGCTCGCGCTGGACGACGATGACTTCTACCGGCTCATCATCCACTGGCTGCCCTTCGAGACGACGCTGGGGATGATGACGCTCGAGCACTACCGCCAGTCATTCCCCACGGTGCGCTACGTCACCCACCTGGATGCCTTCCGGCAGGTGGCACGCGTGGCGGCGGCCCAGGGGCTGTGCATCATCAATGGCGCCTACACGCACGACACCGCGCTGCTGGAGAAGCTGCCGCGCGTGTTGCCGGACACCCAGGTGGAGCTCTTCTCCGCGGCGCAGCTGCCCCAGCGCTTCGAGGAGCTGACGCCGGAGGAGCGCGACGCGGTGGCCCGGCTCCGGCAGGTGGCCGAGGAGGCCCTGGAGCCCTTCCGCTGCGAGGTGACCCTCAAGAAGTTCCTCCCCCCCGAGGTGCCCACGCTCTACGGGGACGTGGACGATGGGGCCTTCCGGCGCGACGCGGAGCGCGCCCGCGAGGAGACGGACGAGCTGTACGCCGCCATGCTGGAAGGAGCGCTGGCGGAGTCCCGGGAGGAGGAGCGGCCGCAGCTGTGCTTCAACTTCCTCAACCCGGTGGTGCGCCGGCTGGCCCGGGTGAAGGACGACGCGCAGCTCAAGCTGTCCGTGGAGATGCTGTACGTGCAGGCGCTGCTGCTGGGGCATCGCCCGCTCAACGCGCGGGAGATGGCGCTGCTGAACCGGGGGCTGCTCGGCCTCATCGCGGCGCGCCTGGACGAGGACGAAGGCTCAGGGGGAGTACATTGA
- a CDS encoding aldo/keto reductase family protein: protein MNFRHLGSSGLMVSEISYGNWLTHGSQVEEAAALACVRAALDEGITTFDTADVYAGTRAEEVLGRALEGQRREGLELFTKVYWPTGPGPNDRGLSRKHILESINGSLRRLKTDYVDLYQAHRYDVETPLEETMQAFADVVRQGKALYIGVSEWTAEQLREGVKLARQLGFQLISSQPQYSMLWRVIEAEVVPTSKELGVGQIVWSPIAQGVLTGKYKPGQKPPEGSRATDEKGSRFVRRFMSDDVLTRVQQLKPVADGVGLSLAQLAVAWVLQNPNVSSAIIGASRPEQVKENVKAAGVKLSADMMRRIDEILGPVVERDPSKTESPDKRP from the coding sequence ATGAACTTCCGACATCTCGGTAGCAGTGGTCTCATGGTCAGCGAGATTTCCTACGGGAACTGGCTGACCCATGGCTCCCAGGTCGAGGAGGCGGCGGCGCTCGCTTGCGTCCGTGCCGCGCTCGACGAGGGCATCACCACCTTCGACACCGCGGATGTCTACGCGGGGACGCGCGCGGAGGAGGTGCTCGGCCGGGCCCTGGAGGGCCAGCGGCGCGAGGGTCTGGAGCTCTTCACCAAGGTGTACTGGCCCACGGGTCCCGGACCGAATGATCGGGGCCTGTCGCGCAAGCACATCCTGGAGTCCATCAACGGCTCGCTGCGGCGGCTGAAGACGGACTACGTGGACCTGTACCAGGCGCACCGGTACGACGTCGAGACGCCGCTCGAGGAGACGATGCAGGCCTTCGCCGACGTGGTGCGGCAGGGCAAGGCGCTCTACATCGGCGTGTCCGAGTGGACGGCGGAGCAGCTCCGCGAGGGCGTGAAGCTGGCGAGGCAGCTGGGCTTCCAGCTCATCTCCAGTCAGCCGCAGTACTCGATGCTGTGGCGGGTCATCGAGGCGGAGGTGGTACCGACCTCGAAGGAGCTGGGGGTGGGGCAGATCGTCTGGTCACCGATCGCGCAGGGGGTGCTGACGGGCAAATACAAGCCGGGACAGAAGCCGCCGGAGGGCAGCCGGGCGACGGACGAGAAGGGTTCGCGCTTCGTCCGGCGCTTCATGTCGGATGACGTGCTGACGCGGGTGCAGCAGCTCAAGCCGGTGGCGGACGGGGTGGGCCTGTCGCTGGCGCAGCTGGCGGTGGCATGGGTGCTACAGAACCCGAATGTGTCCTCGGCGATCATCGGCGCGTCACGGCCCGAGCAGGTGAAGGAGAACGTGAAGGCGGCGGGGGTGAAGTTGAGCGCGGACATGATGCGGCGCATCGACGAGATCCTCGGCCCCGTGGTGGAGCGAGATCCGTCCAAGACGGAGAGCCCCGACAAGCGGCCGTGA
- a CDS encoding hybrid sensor histidine kinase/response regulator, producing the protein MPEQILVVDDERDMRLLLRYQLEQEGYAISEASDGKAALRVLRECSPGLVITDVRMPFMSGLELLHEVKQALPATEVIVATGYAEVETAIECMRAGAFDLIRKPFDIHEMYSCVARALDRYRLNVSTDLVRASQAFFSTNELERLPQAIVEGSQSLLAADAVVLLMLDVQGRLQVAHERGVASEAEGYLLRELGEKVVQALSIDRTPALVAPGLEDRRLGPNRELGLGMGASLILYPLAVGERVLGVLGLLRRESARMFGKKDLDRTAVLSSHIVLALENGRLACQLAASERLATLGQVAAGIGHEINNPAAYVLSNLGFIRDQLAALRRGAQVDLDELEQAVLDAREGAHRISDIVRDMRSLARTDDEDGGWFDLNEAIRSALRIARIETTQRADVQAQLAEGLLVRGSPGPVSQVFVNLLVNAAQAIAEGAGRRGEIRVTTRREADLAVIEVSDTGPGIPSELLPRLFQPFFTTKGSTGTGLGLSISRNIVRRLGGEIAVRSVPGDGTVFTVSLPARPLAEG; encoded by the coding sequence ATGCCTGAGCAGATCCTCGTCGTGGACGATGAACGGGATATGCGCCTGCTCCTCCGGTACCAGCTGGAGCAGGAGGGGTACGCCATCAGCGAGGCGTCCGACGGCAAGGCGGCCCTGCGCGTGCTGCGCGAGTGTTCACCCGGCCTGGTCATCACCGACGTGCGGATGCCCTTCATGAGCGGGCTCGAGCTGCTGCACGAGGTGAAGCAGGCCCTGCCGGCCACCGAGGTCATCGTCGCCACCGGCTATGCCGAGGTGGAGACCGCGATCGAATGCATGAGGGCCGGTGCGTTCGATCTCATCCGCAAGCCGTTCGACATCCACGAGATGTATTCGTGCGTGGCGCGCGCGCTCGACCGCTACCGGCTCAACGTCTCGACGGATCTGGTGCGGGCCAGCCAGGCCTTCTTCTCGACGAACGAGCTGGAGCGGCTTCCCCAGGCCATCGTGGAGGGGAGCCAGTCGCTGCTGGCCGCGGACGCGGTGGTGCTGCTGATGCTGGATGTGCAGGGGCGGTTGCAGGTGGCGCACGAGCGGGGCGTGGCCTCCGAGGCCGAGGGCTACCTGCTGCGCGAGCTGGGGGAGAAGGTCGTGCAAGCGCTGTCCATCGATCGGACCCCGGCGCTCGTGGCTCCGGGCCTGGAGGATCGGCGGCTCGGCCCCAACCGGGAGCTGGGGCTGGGGATGGGGGCATCACTCATCCTCTATCCCCTGGCGGTGGGCGAGCGGGTGCTCGGGGTGCTGGGCCTGCTGCGCAGGGAGAGCGCGCGCATGTTCGGCAAGAAGGACCTGGATCGCACGGCGGTGCTCTCCAGCCATATCGTGCTGGCGCTGGAGAACGGGCGCCTGGCGTGCCAGCTCGCGGCATCCGAACGGTTGGCGACCCTGGGGCAGGTGGCGGCGGGGATCGGGCATGAGATCAACAACCCGGCGGCCTACGTGCTCAGCAACCTCGGCTTCATCCGGGACCAGCTGGCGGCGCTGCGCCGGGGGGCCCAGGTGGACCTGGACGAGCTGGAGCAGGCGGTGCTGGACGCGCGCGAGGGCGCCCACCGGATCAGCGACATCGTGCGGGACATGCGCTCGCTGGCGCGCACGGATGACGAGGACGGGGGGTGGTTCGATCTCAACGAGGCCATCCGCTCGGCGCTGCGCATCGCGCGCATCGAGACGACGCAGCGGGCGGACGTCCAGGCCCAGCTGGCCGAGGGACTCCTGGTGCGGGGCAGCCCGGGGCCGGTCTCCCAGGTCTTCGTCAACCTGCTCGTCAACGCGGCGCAGGCGATCGCGGAGGGGGCGGGCAGGCGCGGGGAGATCCGCGTCACCACCCGGCGCGAGGCGGACCTGGCCGTCATCGAGGTCAGCGACACGGGGCCTGGAATCCCCTCGGAGCTCCTGCCCCGGCTCTTCCAACCCTTCTTCACCACGAAGGGCTCGACGGGGACGGGACTGGGACTGTCCATCAGTCGCAACATCGTGCGGCGGCTCGGGGGGGAGATCGCGGTGCGCAGCGTGCCGGGTGACGGGACTGTGTTCACCGTCTCGCTTCCAGCCCGTCCACTGGCGGAAGGCTGA
- a CDS encoding sensor histidine kinase, translating to MNVLRRFQGKHVLVFILIDVVLVGCLMATVSSSGGRVLVLLLALLLIWRARLMLRPLQRLQATMRRIIDSGDLSQRIPGQSRDELDAIAGTFNLMLEQLEEHTVELERSRDHLSLLAQITSTSPNAIIMVGGEGWIHVWNSAAEKLFGWPRLEMLGAPFLERVVPEEERELFSALLARASDNEPVEVELSLVTAKAGTIPVQVTLSRILDAMGQVQGHVCIVRDLREYTRLRESLVQSEKMAAVGTLVAGLSHELNNPLGIILGFAQGLLRKPSQDEASRMALLSIEKQTQRCAQLVRTLLDYSRRSSPARERIEVGPLLERVCELAMGQARHGEVSLGIVSSPASLPELEGRVAELESALLNVVGNGLDATPPGGRVSIEARVSPGRDGVELAVRDTGRGIAPDVLQRIFDPFFTTKPVGQGTGLGLSITRSIIESHGGHIDVETVLGAGTTVRLWLPAALVHHTEVSA from the coding sequence GTGAACGTCCTCCGGCGCTTCCAGGGCAAGCATGTCCTCGTCTTCATCCTGATCGACGTGGTCCTGGTGGGCTGCTTGATGGCCACCGTGTCCAGCAGCGGCGGCAGGGTGCTGGTCCTCCTGCTGGCGCTGCTGCTCATCTGGCGCGCCCGGCTCATGCTGCGCCCGCTGCAACGGCTTCAGGCCACCATGCGGCGCATCATCGACAGTGGGGACCTGAGCCAGCGCATCCCGGGCCAATCGCGGGACGAGCTGGACGCCATCGCGGGCACCTTCAACCTGATGCTCGAGCAGCTCGAGGAGCACACCGTCGAGCTGGAGCGCTCGCGCGACCATCTCTCCCTGCTGGCGCAGATCACCTCCACGTCTCCCAATGCCATCATCATGGTGGGCGGGGAGGGGTGGATCCACGTCTGGAACTCAGCGGCGGAGAAGCTCTTCGGGTGGCCACGGCTGGAAATGCTGGGGGCGCCCTTCCTGGAAAGGGTGGTTCCCGAGGAGGAGCGCGAGCTGTTCTCCGCGCTCCTCGCCCGCGCCAGTGACAACGAACCGGTGGAGGTGGAGCTGTCGCTCGTCACGGCGAAGGCGGGCACGATTCCGGTGCAGGTCACCTTGTCGCGCATCCTCGACGCGATGGGGCAGGTGCAGGGACATGTCTGCATCGTGAGAGATTTGCGCGAGTACACGCGGCTGCGCGAGTCGCTGGTGCAGTCGGAGAAGATGGCGGCGGTGGGCACGCTGGTGGCGGGCCTCTCGCACGAGCTCAACAACCCGCTCGGCATCATCCTCGGATTCGCGCAGGGGCTGTTGAGGAAGCCCTCCCAGGACGAGGCATCGCGCATGGCGCTGCTGTCCATCGAGAAGCAGACGCAGCGCTGCGCCCAGCTGGTGCGGACGCTCCTGGACTACTCCCGCAGGAGCAGCCCGGCGCGCGAGCGCATCGAGGTGGGACCCCTGCTGGAGCGTGTGTGTGAGCTGGCCATGGGGCAGGCCCGGCACGGCGAGGTGAGTCTGGGGATCGTCTCCTCGCCAGCGAGCCTGCCCGAGCTGGAGGGCCGTGTGGCGGAGCTCGAGTCCGCGCTGTTGAACGTGGTGGGCAACGGGCTGGATGCGACGCCGCCGGGGGGCCGCGTGTCCATCGAGGCGCGCGTCTCGCCGGGGCGTGACGGGGTGGAGCTGGCGGTGAGGGACACCGGGAGGGGGATTGCCCCGGACGTGCTCCAGCGCATCTTCGATCCCTTCTTCACCACCAAGCCGGTCGGGCAGGGGACGGGCCTGGGCCTGTCCATCACCCGCAGCATCATCGAGTCGCACGGAGGCCACATCGACGTGGAGACGGTGCTCGGCGCCGGGACCACGGTGCGTCTGTGGCTCCCCGCGGCGCTGGTGCACCACACGGAGGTCTCCGCGTGA
- a CDS encoding Tex family protein, giving the protein MHAYAVELSKELGLKPEQVDRTLALSEEGATVPFIARYRKEATGGLDEVQIQTILDRATERAELDSRRETILRTIEGQGKLTPELAQALQRAKTRTELEDLYLPYKPKRRTRAAIARERGLEPLADLLWKQEAGKKDDVSARARSFVNPDKEVPDLETALAGARDICAERVAEDAGLRRSARELCVQKGRLRSAVVAKKKDEATKFDNYADHEEDLSKAPSHRILALLRGESEEVLRIQLALPDDEVKGTLASRVVTKPQSPFAPELRAAVEDSWDRLMGPSLESELRNELKERADREAIVVFGQNLRHLLLSAPAGGRPVLALDPGLRTGVKAAMLDGTGKLVDTATLYTEKSGSERAAAAKQCGAIILKHKPELIAVGNGTGSREAETFVREVLKALGSQVPVVSVSEQGASIYSASEVAREEFPDLDVSLRGAVSIGRRLQDPLAELVKIDPKSIGVGQYQHDVDQGLLKKKLGEVVDSCVNAVGVDVNTASPQLLEHVSGIGPTLAKKIVSHRASKGRFTTRREILKVSGLGPKTFEQAAGFLRVHGPEPLDASAVHPERYGVVERMAKDLGVDVKQLVGNSALVRKIDPKRYLGPDLGEMTLKDILAELEKPSRDPRGDFTAPSYREDLQKLEDVKEGMVLQGVVTNVTAFGAFVDVGVHQDGLVHVSQLSTRFVKDPGEVVKVGDRLTVKVLSVDLARKRLALSVRAVTEGSPAAPSVGAPRSSGSEARPAGGSPRPPAGKQAGGKAPAPQKPSAEPFNNPFRNLKR; this is encoded by the coding sequence ATGCACGCCTACGCCGTCGAGCTGTCGAAGGAACTGGGGCTCAAGCCCGAGCAGGTGGACCGGACCCTGGCCCTGAGTGAGGAGGGGGCGACCGTCCCCTTCATCGCCCGCTACCGCAAGGAGGCCACCGGCGGCCTCGACGAGGTGCAGATCCAGACCATCCTGGACCGTGCCACCGAGCGCGCCGAGCTCGATTCACGCCGGGAGACCATCCTCCGCACCATCGAGGGGCAGGGGAAGCTCACCCCGGAGCTGGCCCAGGCGCTCCAGCGCGCGAAGACGCGCACCGAGCTGGAGGACCTCTACCTCCCCTACAAGCCCAAGCGCCGCACCCGCGCCGCCATCGCCCGCGAGCGTGGCCTGGAGCCGCTCGCCGATCTGCTCTGGAAGCAGGAGGCGGGGAAGAAGGACGACGTCTCAGCCCGCGCGCGCTCGTTCGTCAATCCGGACAAGGAAGTGCCGGACCTGGAGACCGCGCTCGCCGGGGCGCGCGACATCTGCGCCGAGCGCGTCGCCGAGGACGCGGGCCTGCGCCGCTCGGCCCGGGAGCTGTGCGTGCAGAAGGGCCGCCTGCGCTCGGCCGTCGTCGCGAAGAAGAAGGACGAGGCCACCAAGTTCGACAACTACGCCGACCACGAGGAGGACCTGTCCAAGGCGCCCTCGCACCGCATCCTCGCGCTGCTGCGCGGCGAGTCCGAGGAGGTGCTGCGCATCCAGCTGGCCCTCCCGGATGACGAGGTGAAGGGCACGCTCGCCTCGCGCGTCGTGACGAAGCCCCAGTCCCCGTTCGCCCCCGAGCTGCGCGCCGCCGTGGAGGACTCGTGGGATCGGCTCATGGGCCCCTCGCTGGAGTCCGAGCTGCGCAACGAGCTCAAGGAGCGCGCGGACCGGGAGGCCATCGTCGTCTTCGGCCAGAACCTGCGCCACCTGCTGCTCAGCGCGCCCGCGGGAGGCCGTCCCGTGCTGGCGCTGGACCCCGGCCTGCGCACCGGCGTCAAGGCCGCCATGCTCGACGGCACCGGCAAGCTGGTGGACACCGCCACGCTCTATACGGAGAAGAGCGGGAGCGAGCGCGCCGCCGCCGCCAAGCAGTGCGGGGCCATCATCCTCAAGCACAAGCCCGAGCTGATCGCCGTGGGCAACGGCACTGGCAGCCGCGAGGCGGAGACCTTCGTGCGCGAGGTGCTCAAGGCGCTCGGCTCGCAGGTGCCCGTGGTGTCCGTGAGCGAGCAGGGCGCCTCCATCTACTCGGCCTCCGAGGTGGCCCGCGAGGAGTTCCCCGACCTGGACGTGTCGCTGCGCGGCGCCGTGTCCATCGGCCGCCGGCTGCAGGACCCGCTGGCCGAGCTGGTGAAGATCGACCCCAAGAGCATCGGCGTGGGCCAGTACCAGCACGACGTGGACCAGGGCCTGCTCAAGAAGAAGCTGGGCGAGGTGGTGGACTCGTGCGTCAACGCGGTGGGCGTGGACGTCAACACCGCGTCGCCGCAGCTGCTGGAGCACGTGTCCGGCATCGGCCCCACGCTGGCCAAGAAGATCGTCTCGCACCGCGCGTCCAAGGGCCGCTTCACCACGCGTCGTGAAATCCTGAAGGTCAGTGGGCTGGGCCCGAAGACGTTCGAGCAGGCGGCGGGCTTCCTGCGCGTGCACGGCCCCGAGCCGCTCGACGCCAGCGCCGTGCACCCCGAGCGCTACGGCGTCGTGGAGCGCATGGCGAAGGACCTGGGCGTCGACGTGAAGCAGCTGGTGGGCAACAGCGCGCTGGTGCGGAAGATCGACCCGAAGCGCTACCTGGGGCCGGACCTGGGAGAGATGACGCTCAAGGACATCCTCGCCGAGCTGGAGAAGCCCAGCCGCGACCCGCGTGGCGACTTCACCGCGCCCTCCTACCGGGAGGATCTGCAGAAGCTGGAGGACGTGAAGGAGGGGATGGTGCTCCAGGGCGTCGTCACCAACGTCACCGCCTTCGGGGCCTTCGTCGACGTGGGGGTACACCAGGACGGGCTCGTCCACGTGTCCCAGCTCTCCACCCGCTTCGTGAAGGACCCGGGCGAGGTGGTGAAGGTGGGTGATCGGCTGACCGTGAAGGTGCTGAGCGTGGACCTGGCGCGCAAGCGACTCGCGCTGTCCGTGCGCGCCGTCACCGAGGGCTCCCCGGCCGCCCCCTCCGTTGGGGCCCCACGCTCCTCGGGGAGCGAGGCCCGCCCGGCGGGTGGGTCGCCGCGCCCCCCAGCGGGAAAGCAGGCGGGCGGAAAGGCTCCGGCCCCGCAGAAGCCCTCGGCCGAGCCCTTCAACAACCCGTTCCGCAATCTCAAGCGCTGA